CATGTACACGTCCAGCACCCGTTCCATCTCGCACAGAAATCGCGCGGTCAGTTGCGCGATGCACCACTGCTTTTTGCGATGCGGCTGGACTTCGTTTTTTTCAGGATGTAAAACACCGTTGACGGCGCAATGCCGTCAACGAGTTGCAGTTCGACGGCTTTGTCTGCCAGCAGACGAATACTCCACTGGCTATGACCCTCTGGTGCCTCACTACAGGCCAACGCGGTGATCGCCGCTCGATCCTGGCCACCGAATTTGGCTGGACGTCCTGTGCGTAGTCCATCGAACAGTGCGTCTTCCAGGCCCCCCAGGACGAAGTGCTTGCGTGTCGCACGCACCATTTGCACGCTGACCCCCAGGGCACGGCTGATCTCGAGATCGGCAGTTCCCTGGTGTGAGAGCAACAGAATGCGGGCGCGGGTCATGACCCGCGCCTTGCCGCTTGGCGAAGGAAAGCGCGGCGGTGTGAATAAGAGGTAAACTGAAGGCTCCTACGAAGGCACACCGTGACGCCGGGAAAGGCCCAGCCAGGGGTGCCCGTACAGTTCCAGGTCAGGAGGAAAGGTATGCCACGCACGGCCGCGCAGATGGTGCAGGAAGCCAAGCAACGTGTCGAGAACCTCACGCCTCAGCAGGTCGCCGACGAATTGCAGCAGGGGGACGCCCTGCTG
This is a stretch of genomic DNA from Deinococcus fonticola. It encodes these proteins:
- a CDS encoding helix-turn-helix domain-containing protein, which codes for MTRARILLLSHQGTADLEISRALGVSVQMVRATRKHFVLGGLEDALFDGLRTGRPAKFGGQDRAAITALACSEAPEGHSQWSIRLLADKAVELQLVDGIAPSTVFYILKKTKSSRIAKSSGASRN